Proteins from one Paenibacillus amylolyticus genomic window:
- a CDS encoding cold-shock protein has translation MQTGTVKWFNADKGFGFIETEEGTDVFVHFSAIQGEGYKTLDEGQRVEFEVTQGNRGPQAENVTKL, from the coding sequence ATGCAAACAGGTACAGTGAAATGGTTCAACGCGGATAAAGGATTCGGCTTTATTGAAACTGAAGAAGGAACAGACGTATTCGTTCACTTCAGCGCCATTCAAGGTGAAGGTTACAAAACGTTGGACGAAGGTCAACGTGTAGAGTTCGAAGTAACTCAAGGTAACCGTGGTCCACAAGCGGAGAACGTTACTAAACTGTAA